Proteins found in one Paenibacillus sp. FSL R10-2782 genomic segment:
- a CDS encoding LysR family transcriptional regulator: MNISQLETLIMISKTMSFRKAGELLNLTQPAVSAQIKSLEDEFKTILIDRNQPVTLTDRGAVFLEHAERILSVVEELRQKLYDLNETPQGHIALGTTTSIAIQILPRVLSYFQDQFPLIKTSIQSMASSMIYQQVENGLIDVGIGYLIERNPNLSTSILYYDSFELVVSPTHPLASQPHATIEALREIPLILLSPDTVGRKFVDDVFKKHQIVPHVVIELSSSEEVKRMVEINLGAAIISRLSVSPELRAGTLKMIHITELEVSHPVGVIYKSGRYLNSAMQQFLSDLKGMPETNFISSE; the protein is encoded by the coding sequence ATGAACATCAGTCAACTTGAAACACTTATCATGATTTCCAAAACAATGAGCTTCCGCAAAGCCGGAGAACTTCTCAATTTGACGCAGCCGGCGGTATCCGCCCAAATCAAAAGTCTGGAGGACGAGTTCAAGACCATTCTGATCGACCGCAACCAACCCGTCACCCTGACCGACCGAGGGGCTGTTTTTTTGGAACATGCCGAGCGGATCTTGAGTGTTGTCGAGGAGCTGCGGCAAAAATTGTATGATCTGAACGAAACGCCGCAGGGTCATATTGCGCTCGGCACTACAACGTCCATCGCTATTCAAATTTTACCGCGTGTACTTTCCTACTTTCAGGATCAATTCCCGCTCATCAAAACCTCCATTCAATCCATGGCTTCCTCCATGATTTATCAGCAGGTGGAAAACGGGCTTATTGATGTTGGCATCGGTTACTTGATCGAACGTAATCCCAATTTGAGCACTTCGATTTTGTATTACGATTCCTTTGAGCTTGTCGTATCGCCCACTCATCCATTGGCCTCCCAACCGCATGCTACCATTGAAGCCCTTCGGGAAATTCCACTTATTCTGCTCTCACCCGATACGGTAGGACGAAAATTCGTGGATGATGTATTTAAAAAACACCAAATTGTGCCTCATGTCGTGATCGAGTTGTCCAGCAGCGAGGAAGTCAAACGGATGGTAGAGATTAATCTTGGCGCCGCCATTATCTCCAGGCTGTCAGTCTCTCCTGAGCTACGCGCGGGTACGTTGAAAATGATTCACATTACCGAGCTGGAGGTTAGCCATCCGGTAGGGGTCATTTACAAATCCGGCCGATATCTGAATTCAGCCATGCAGCAGTTTCTAAGCGATTTAAAAGGTATGCCGGAGACCAATTTTATCAGTTCTGAATAA
- a CDS encoding histidinol-phosphatase, whose translation MKFDLHTHHFRCGHADGNIRDYIEAGIQSGLQAIGISDHSPFLCSEQDQAFPKIYMAKSQLAEYVEEVQQLQKEYEGRIDVLLGLETDYFPDYAELYRSTLAPYPFDYLIGSIHNVEGDSIFNRNRWNEVSDARKIEVKQAYYSLIQESARSGMFQILGHIDAMKGNFPAFSDIPADEAIDETLRVIAESGVAIEINTSGKTKLSGGWYPSVPILERAHHFGVEVTFGSDAHKPARVGEDWDDVKAMLKDIGFREWVYFKQKRKISVSL comes from the coding sequence ATGAAATTTGATCTGCACACCCATCACTTCCGCTGCGGTCATGCAGACGGTAATATTCGGGACTATATCGAAGCAGGCATTCAGTCCGGTTTACAGGCTATTGGTATTTCAGACCACTCCCCCTTCTTATGCAGCGAGCAGGATCAGGCTTTTCCAAAAATTTATATGGCGAAATCACAGCTTGCCGAGTACGTAGAAGAGGTACAGCAGCTACAGAAGGAATATGAAGGCCGTATTGACGTGCTGCTCGGATTGGAAACGGATTATTTCCCTGATTATGCAGAACTGTACCGTTCCACCCTGGCCCCTTATCCGTTCGACTACCTCATTGGGTCGATCCATAATGTTGAGGGAGACAGCATTTTTAACCGTAACCGTTGGAACGAAGTAAGTGATGCTCGCAAAATCGAGGTCAAGCAAGCTTACTATTCGCTCATTCAGGAATCTGCTCGGAGCGGTATGTTTCAGATTTTGGGTCATATCGACGCCATGAAAGGGAATTTCCCGGCTTTCTCAGATATTCCTGCCGATGAAGCGATTGATGAAACCTTGAGAGTGATTGCAGAGTCCGGTGTGGCGATTGAAATTAACACTTCAGGCAAAACCAAGCTCAGTGGCGGATGGTATCCGTCAGTCCCCATTTTGGAAAGAGCGCATCATTTTGGCGTAGAGGTCACTTTTGGTTCAGATGCCCATAAACCTGCGCGGGTAGGTGAAGATTGGGACGATGTGAAGGCGATGCTGAAGGATATTGGCTTCCGCGAATGGGTTTATTTTAAACAAAAACGTAAAATTTCGGTGTCGCTTTAA
- a CDS encoding GTP pyrophosphokinase family protein: MYLEDPMDKIKKLKHDITRFMLIYKFALDEMETKIEILKQEFQALHDYSPIEHTKSRLKSPESIMNKMLRKNSELSLAAVKNHIKDIAGLRITCSFISDIYDVSDMLQRQSDLKVLEVKDYIKNPKPNGYQSLHLLIQVPVFMSDCQELVCVEVQIRTIAMDFWASLEHKIFYKYNQSVPESLTRELKNAADSANALDLQMERLHREIKEIKDAQGEEDSIEEIRKIIINNQQFSVPANFLKLLGE; the protein is encoded by the coding sequence ATGTATCTGGAAGACCCGATGGACAAGATCAAAAAGCTAAAGCACGATATCACGCGTTTTATGCTGATCTATAAATTTGCTCTCGACGAAATGGAAACCAAGATTGAAATACTAAAGCAGGAATTTCAGGCGTTGCACGATTATAGCCCTATTGAGCATACCAAATCGCGCCTCAAATCCCCTGAGAGCATCATGAACAAAATGCTTCGTAAAAATAGTGAGCTTTCCCTTGCTGCCGTCAAGAATCACATTAAGGATATCGCGGGACTACGCATTACCTGCTCTTTTATTTCGGACATTTATGATGTAAGTGACATGTTACAGAGACAAAGTGATTTGAAGGTGCTGGAGGTCAAGGATTACATCAAAAATCCCAAACCAAACGGCTACCAAAGTCTGCATCTGTTGATCCAGGTTCCTGTATTCATGTCCGACTGCCAGGAACTAGTCTGCGTAGAGGTACAAATTCGGACAATTGCGATGGATTTCTGGGCCAGTCTGGAGCATAAAATCTTTTATAAATACAACCAGTCCGTCCCCGAAAGCCTGACACGCGAATTAAAAAATGCGGCAGATTCAGCCAATGCGCTTGACCTCCAAATGGAACGTCTACACCGTGAAATTAAAGAGATTAAAGACGCCCAAGGTGAAGAGGACTCTATTGAAGAGATTCGAAAGATTATCATTAATAATCAGCAATTTTCAGTGCCAGCCAACTTTTTGAAGCTGCTCGGGGAGTAA